One genomic region from Labeo rohita strain BAU-BD-2019 chromosome 7, IGBB_LRoh.1.0, whole genome shotgun sequence encodes:
- the irx6a gene encoding iroquois-class homeodomain protein IRX-6a, which translates to MVTKEAAMSFSQFGYPYNATSQFFVSANPSTTCCDSISRSVTEGSSASQTAASFCCPSYENRLLASTRTELNAALGMYGSPYAAAAAAAGQNYANYFPYSADPSAIYSSLNPQYEIKEGSGSLHSSITQPAAYYPYDHSLGQYQYDRYGTVDFNGSTRRKNATRETTSTLKTWLYEHRKNPYPTKGEKIMLAIITKMTLTQVSTWFANARRRLKKENKMTWSPKNKAGDDRKEDLNKSDPDSITKDSKDSKDERDLQFSDLDDIEDEDCDKLDSDCEKSGQDDLSTSSPPKRDCNPDLPLHSNFPSFPCGLKSLGTLNPDYLDPLGSKTQQQQPSPQSTSINTVALSHFESSEKPRIWSLARTAAAGVVLGTQHGGDVRTGPVDCQMQGVRLPTVGGVQCGELKGLQDPTSLSNTESLYQEGLQGIHKAYSTGSYKTLQLHSSSYPGLTESCQYSSMEGFTSAGKTETESSELNDTCPTIQDAKTTAFRPVMKR; encoded by the exons ATGGTAACAAAAGAAGCAGCTATGTCTTTCTCTCAGTTTGGATATCCTTACAATGCAACTTCTCAG TTTTTCGTGTCGGCAAACCCCAGTACGACTTGCTGCGATTCGATTTCCAGGTCGGTGACGGAAGGATCGAGCGCGTCTCAGACTGCAGCCTCCTTCTGCTGTCCTTCCTATGAGAACCGGCTGTTGGCGAGCACACGGACCGAGCTCAACGCCGCGCTCGGGATGTACGGCTCTCCCTACGCAGCAGCAGCGGCCGCAGCCGGTCAGAACTACGCCAATTACTTTCCGTACAGCGCCGACCCCTCTGCTATCTACTCCAGCCTG AACCCACAATATGAAATCAAAGAGGGGTCAGGTAGTCTTCACAGCAGTATAACCCAACCCGCCGCCTACTATCCATATGACCACTCACTGGGCCAGTACCAGTATGACAG GTATGGGACAGTTGATTTTAATGGGTCAACCCGGAGAAAAAATGCCACGCGGGAGACCACAAGCACTCTTAAAACATGGCTTTATGAACATCGGAAGAACCCGTATCCGACAAAGGGTGAGAAGATCATGCTGGCCATTATCACCAAAATGACTCTCACGCAAGTGTCTACCTGGTTTGCCAATGCTAGAAGGAGactaaaaaaagagaacaaGATGACCTGGTCCCCCAAAAATAAAGCGGGCGATGACAGGAAGGAAGACCTCAATAAGAGCGACCCAGACAGTATTACCAAAG ACTCCAAAGACAGTAAGGATGAGCGGGACCTGCAGTTCAGTGACCTGGATGACATAGAAGACGAGGACTGTGACAAGCTGGACAGTGACTGTGAGAAATCAGGTCAGGATGACCTCTCGACTTCCTCCCCTCCAAAGAGAGACTGTAACCCTGACCTCCCTCTCCACTCGAACTTCCCATCTTTTCCCTGTGGTCTAAAGAGTTTGGGCACTCTGAACCCTGACTACCTGGATCCTCTGGGCTCCAAAACACAGCAGCAACAGCCCTCACCTCAGTCCACCTCTATCAACACTGTGGCACTCTCTCACTTTGAGTCATCGGAGAAGCCCCGGATCTGGTCGTTGGCACGTACGGCCGCCGCAGGGGTTGTATTAGGCACGCAGCATGGTGGGGATGTACGGACTGGGCCTGTGGACTGTCAGATGCAGGGAGTCAGGTTGCCAACAGTCGGAGGAGTGCAGTGTGGGGAGCTGAAGGGCCTTCAGGACCCTACCAGCCTCAGCAATACAGAAAGCCTTTACCAAGAAGGACTGCAGGGGATACATAAGGCATACAGTACGGGGAGCTACAAGACCCTACAACTTCACTCTTCATCCTATCCTGGACTGACAGAATCCTGCCAGTATTCCTCAATGGAAG